From the genome of Acidobacteriota bacterium, one region includes:
- a CDS encoding helix-turn-helix domain-containing protein, translating into MNQIRKSEDTLIEIEFSKFEAATFIFLLQHSPSTGYKVAKGIGTSYSNAYKILKSLEKKGYVLAEKGDNNRYRAIPIDEVLNILEKKFNQRKNNLADAIADLPLIENDQRIY; encoded by the coding sequence ATGAATCAGATTAGAAAGAGTGAAGATACTCTGATCGAAATCGAATTTTCGAAGTTTGAAGCCGCTACTTTTATTTTCTTATTACAACACTCGCCCTCCACAGGTTATAAAGTTGCCAAGGGCATAGGGACATCATATTCGAACGCATATAAGATCTTAAAATCTCTGGAGAAAAAAGGATATGTGTTGGCCGAGAAAGGGGATAATAATCGGTATCGTGCCATACCAATTGATGAAGTCCTGAATATACTGGAGAAGAAGTTTAACCAGCGTAAGAATAATTTGGCGGATGCAATTGCTGATTTGCCACTGATAGAAAACGATCAAAGGATATATTAA